In Acidimicrobiales bacterium, the sequence GGGCGCGGGACCTGCGCCAGCCTCCGGTCTACGTGCTCGGCGCGGCCGGTGCCCAGACGCACTGGAACATCAGCCAGATGCCCGACTTCACCGACACGGCGGCGAGCCGGTGCGGGCCCGTCGCCTTCGGTCAAGCCGGCGTCACACCGGCCGACATCGACACCATCCAGTTCTACGACAGCTTCACCATCACGGTCATGCTCCTGCTCGAGGGCCTCGGGTTCTGCGCCAGAGGGGAGGGCGGCGCGTTCGTCAAGGAGGGCCACCTGCGCCGGGGGGGCGACCTGCCGCTCAACACCGACGGCGGGGGGCTGTCGTCTTCCCACCCGGGCATGCGGGGAATCTTCCTGCTGATCGAGTCCGTCCGTCAGCTGCGGGGCCAGGCCGGGGAGGCGCAGGTCCCCGACTGCGAGCTGGCCCTGGCGTGCGGCTCCGGCGGCTGGCTCTCCTGCATCGGCGCCGTGATCCTCGGCCGGGAGCATCCGTGACCCGGGACCGCCGGTCGTGACGCCGCCGGGAAAGGGATCGGACGGGGCCCCGCAGCCGGCCGCGCAGTGGGAGCGACCGCTCCCGCGCCCAGACAACGTGTCCAAGCCCTTCTGGGAGGCGGCTTCCCGGGGCCAGCTCCTGATCCAGCGGTGCCCGTCCGGGCATCGCCAGTTCTATCCCCGCGCCGTGTGCATCGTCTGTGGGGACGACCCGGAGTGGGAGGCGGCGTCGGGTCGAGGCACGGTCCACACCTTCACCGTCATCCGCCAGAACCACGCCCGTCCGTTCCGCGACGAGCTCCCCTATGTGGTCGCCATGGTCGAGCTGGAGGAGGGCGTCCGCATGATGGGCAACCTCACGGACTGCCAGCTCGACGAGGTGCACATCGGGATGCCGGTGGAGGTGCACATGATCGAGGCCGAGCCCGACGTCGGTGTGCCGTTCTGGCGTCCTGCCGCAGGCGGGCCCGGAACGAGAGGGGCCACCGCGTGAGCCGCAGGGACCAGATCGTCATGACCGCGGCGGAGATCGCCGAGTTCCTCGCCCCGCCGCGCAATCTCCAGGTGGCGACGATCAACCCGGACGGCACGCCTCACCTGGTGACGATGTACTACGCGGTGATCGACGGAAAGATCGCCTTCTGGACCTACCGCAAGTCGCAGAAGATCCTGAACCTGCGCCGCGACCCGCGCATCACGGTCCTCGTCGAGGATGGCACGGAGTACGGCGAGCTCCGGGGGGTCTCGATCGCCGGCCGGGCGCACCTGTCGGAGGACCACGAGGCGGTGATGGACGTGGGCACCCGGCTGTTCAGTCGGTACTTCGGCGAGCTCAATGACGCCGCCCGCGCCGGGGTGGAGGCGAGCGGGGCCAAGCGGATCGCCATCACGGTCGAGCCCGAGCGAATCGTCTCCTGGGACCACCGCAAGCTGGCCGGCGGCTACTGACCTAGGTGGTCGTCGCCGTCGATCCGGTCGCCAGCCGCTGACTGGCCCGGCTGGCTCCCTCGGCCATGGCCGCCAGCTTTACCCAGGTGATCGCCGGGTCGACGGTGAGCATGGACGCGAAGGTGGCGAAGCCGCAGTCGCTGCCGGCCATGACGCGCTCCTGGCCGACGAGGCGGGCGTAGCGCTCGAGGCGCTGGGCCACCAGGTCGGGGTGCTCGATGTAGTTGCTGGTCGAGTCGATGACCCCCGGGATCAGCACCTTGTCGTCGGGGAGCTTCAGGTCCTCGAACAGCGTCCACTCGTGCTCATGGCGGGGATTGGCCGCCTCGAATGAGATGGCCATGGGCCGCGCCTTCAGCACCTCGCCGACGACGTCGGCGAGCGGAATGTCGTGGTGGTGGGGACCTTCGTAGTTGCCCCAGCACAGGTGCATGCGCAGGCGATCGGACGGGATGTCGCGGGTGGCGTGGTTGAGCGCCTCCACCCGCGGGCCGAGGCTCTTGACGAAGGCCTCCCGGCCCTCCGGGTGGGCGCGGATGTGGTAGTCCATGGCCAGGTCCGGGCAGTCCAGCTGGAGCAGCAGGCCGGCCTCGTGGATCAGGTCGTACTCGGTCTTCATGGCGTCAGCCAGGGCGAAGACGTACTCCTCCTCCGTCTTGTAGTGACGGTTGGGCTGAAAGACGGCGATCACGCCCGGAGAGGCGGCCGACATGAAGACCTCGGTCGCACGGGAGCCATCAGTGGCGGCCCTCAGGTTGGCGACGTCCCGCTCCACCTGGCTGGGGTCTTCGTAGCCGACGGGCCCGACGCAGGCCGGGATCGTGCCCAGCGCCGACGACGCCTGGGCCATGGTCCGCTCGACGAACCGCGGGAACTCGGCCATGTCGGCCATGACGAGGTTCGCCTGCACATCGCTGGCGGCCCCAAAGCCAGACAGGCGGCTGGTCACATAGGTGGCGTAGCTGATCTTGCTCACCTCGCCGTCGTTGACCACGTCGATCCCGGCGTCCAGCTGACGGTCCACCGTCAACGCCACGGCTTCGCGCAGCACGTCGGGGTCGGCCGCCGCCACGGCGACCGGGTCGGCCCCTTCGGGAAGGACGCTCTCAGGTCGCGGCAGGCTTCCCGTGTGTGTGGTGAGGATGCGCTCGGTGCTGGTCTTCACGATCACTCCTTTCCCTCGTCAACAACGCCGCCAGTCAAGACACGGCGAGGATCACGGCTCCCAGAGGACGTCTCCGCCGACGATCGTCGCCCGCACCAGGTCGGCCGACAAACGGCGACGGGCCATCGTCCACGGTGAGCTCAGCAGGCAGAGGTCGGCCACCTCGCCCGGGCGAACGGCGCGCTGCGGCCCCCCCGGGTGCTCGGGCGCCCCCAGGAACAGGGCCAGCGCCTGTTCGGGGGAGAGGCGCTCCGGCGCGCCGAGCACCATCTCGTCCGGACCTGTCCTGGCGACGGCGGCCGTCATCGCCGCCCACGGGTCCAGGTCACCCACGGGCGCGTCGCTGCCGGCGCCGAGGGCCACGCCCGCGTCCAGCAGGCTGCGGAGCCGGTACAGCCCGTCGTGGTCGGCCGGATCGACATCGGCGCGATAGACGTCACCGCGCCGGGCGACAAAGTCGGGGTGGGTCACGACCGTGAGGCCGAGTGCGGCGATGAGCGGGATCGTCTCGGCCGGCACCACGCTGGCGTGCTCGAGCCGGTCGCCGACGGCGGCGCCGGCCTGGGCGAAGGCGGCCACGGCGGCGACGGTCTCGGCCCGCGTCACCGCGTGTACGGCCACGCTCCAGCCCACCGCGTGCGCCTTCTCCATACTCGTCGCCAGGTCCTCGACGTCGGCGTCGTCCTCCCGCAGGACGACCTTCAGCGTCGGCAGCGTCACCCCCGGCACCACCGGCTCGTCGGGGGGCGCCATCGCCCGGGCGCGCACCGCCAGCGACCGCATGCACGCCAGGTCGCCGGCAGTGTTCCCCGGCGTCGTGTCGGTGACCCCCGTGATGCCGTACCGGCACAGCGACGCCGCCACCCCTCCCAGGTCGGGTCGAGCTGCCGGGACCACCTCCTGGAGCAGTCGGTCATCTCCCAGCACCACGCCGTCGGGAAACCGGGACTCGAGCCCGGTCGCCCGCAGGGCCTCGGTGTTGAGGGTCCAGGAGAGTCCAGTGCGGTCCTTCACCCGAACCGGGCGATCGTCCACGGCGGCGTCCAGCCGGGCCCGGTCGAGGGAGCCGGCCCGGCGGCTGTCGTAGGCGACGCCACGGATCCAGCCGCCCCGAGGCAGGTGCGCGGCGGCCGCCCGCAGCGTGTGGGCCAGGCTCGACTGGTCGACCACGTCCGGCGGGCTGCAAGCCACCGACGATCTCCTGGCCGCCTCGGCGAACAGGTGGAGGTGGTGGTCGTGCAGGCCGGGGAGCAGCGCCCCGCCGCCAGCGTCGATCTCCACATCGGCGGGGGTCCCGGGTTCGGGCGACAACGACACCACGCGGCCGCCCTCGATCGACACGTCCAACCCGCTGCGCCCGCCGACCTCACAGTTTCGGAGGACCAGGCGGTGGGCGTTCATCGTCGGTCGAGCGCGGCCCGCACCTCCCGGCGCAGGACCTTGCCGGTGGCTGTGGATGGGAGCTCGGCGGAGACCACCAGGGCGCGGGGCGCCTTGAGCGAGCCCAGCCGTTCCGAGGCCCAGGCGCGGATGGCGTCGGCGTCGGCGTCGGCGCCCGGCCTGAGGCTGACCATGGCGCCCACGCGCTCGCCCCATTCGGGATCGGGGATACCGACGGCCGCGGCCGAGGCCACGGCCGGGTGGCTGAGGAGCACGTCCTCCACCTCGGTGGGGGAGATATTCTCGCCGCCGCTGATGATGAGGTCGTCGTCCCGGCCGGTGACGAAGAGGTAGCCCTCGGCGTCGAGGCACCCCATGTCACCGGTGCGCAACCACCCGCCGGGCGCCAGCTTGGCCTCGGCGTCGAGGTAGCGCCCACCCACCTGGGGGCCGCGCACGCAGATCTCGCCGACCTCACCCGTGGCGACCGGGACCCCCTGCTCGTCGGCGACCACGACCTCGATCCCGGGGACCGGCCGCCCCGCCGAGCTCAGCCGGCGGCGCACCGCGGGGTCGTCGCTCGCCGCCGACCGACGGTGGTCGTCGGGGTCGAGGACGGCGATCGTCGAGCTCGTCTCGGTCAGCCCGTAGGCGTTGACGAAGCCCGTGTCGGGGAACAGGCGCAGCGCCCGCTCGAGCACGGGCCCCGGCATGCGGGACCCGCCGTAGGCCAGCGAGCGCAGCCGCGGCGGTCGGGCGTCGGGCGTCGCCTCCAGGGCATCGACGATCCGGGCCAGCATGGTGGGAACGACGAGCGCGTGGGTCACGTCCTCGCGCCGGGCGGCCTCGAGCCAGCCCTCGGCCGAGAACGACGGGAGGGGAACCAGCCGTCGTCCGCCGTAGCTGGAGGTGAGCACGCTCGTCACCCCCGCCACGTGGAACGGGGGGACGGCGAGCAACGCCGCCTCGTCCGCTTCCGCCGAGCCGAACTCGACCGTGTTGAGGACATAGGAGACGAGGTTGTCGTGCTCCAGCACCGCCGCCTTGGGCTCCGCCGACGTCCCACTGGTGAACAGCAGGACCGCTGGCCGCTCACTGTCTTGCGCAATTGGGCTGGTGCTCCCGTCGCCCCCGCGCCCACTTTCGTCCAACCACTCCTCTCCGTGCACCTGGACGGCGGGTTGCAGCCGCTCGACCAGTCGCTGCAGCCTGGCCGCGGGCAGGCGGTAGTTGAGCGGGGCGTAGCTGATGCCCGCCCAGGCGGCGGCGAAGAGGGCGACCGGGACGACGGGTCCGTTGCTCGCCAGCAGGGCGAGGGTGTGCGCGTCGGTCTCGCCGAGCCGGGCCGCCGATGTCGCCGCCATCCGGTACACGTCGGCGAACGTCAACCCGTCGGTGCGGCTCCCGATGGCGATGCGGTCGCCGTGTCCCTCGGCCGCCATCTCCAGCAGCATGGCCAGGTTCACGTCGCCCCCCCGGCCAGCTCGTGGAGGCGGGCCCGCAGTTGGTCGGGCGGGACCACCTCGTCCACGAGGCCCGCGTCCAGGGCGGCGCCGGCGTCGATCGTCCCTCCCGACAGGAGGAGGTCCAGCAGCACCCCCGAGCCCGCCCGCCGGGGGATGGACACGGTCCCGCCCGCCCCCGGTAGGAGCCCGAGGTCCAGCTCGGGTAGCCCGACCCGGGCGTCGTCGGCCGCCACCACGCGGCCCGCGAACGCCGGCAGCTCGATCCCCGCGCCCAGGCAGGATCCGTGGATGCCCACCACGATCCGGGCCCCCAGCTCCCACACCAGAAGGGCCAGGGAGCGGCCGAGGCGGACGGCATGCGCCTCGACCGGACCGGGCGCCGTCCCGAACTCGGCGAGGTCGCCCCCCGAGCAGAACGACGGCCCCTCGCCCCGCAGCACCACTGAGACGTCGGGCCGTGACCGCGCCTCGTCCAGGGCGGCGTGCAGCTCGTCGCGCATGCGGGCGTCGAGCGCGTTGTGGCGATCGGGGCGGGTCAGCACGATCTCCCAGGAGCGCCGCTGACGCTCGACCTGCACCCGGGGCCGGGTGTCGGCAGCCGCGCTTCGGGGTGCCCGGGTGGCCAGCCACTGCCGGAAGTCGGGCCCGGCCTGGAGCAGCGAGTAGGTGGTCGACTCGGCCACCAGCCCCGCCCAGACATCGCGCCGGGCGGCTTCGCCGCCCCGCACCAGCAGCGCGGCGGCCATGGCGGCCAGGGGAGCACGGTCGAACCCCTTCTCCCACCGGTCGGCCTCGGCCGGGTCGGCGGTCCACAGGTCGAAGGCCGGGGCCAGCCACGGAGCCTCCGGGCCGACCCCGATGGTGAGCGCGGCGACGTGGCCGAGGAAGCGTCGGACCTCGTCCCGCTCACTGGCGCCGAGCGCGGCCAGCTCGGACCACGAGGGCGCGCCACCTTCGATCCGCAGGAGGGTTGCGCCCCCGCCGAGATCGCCGGCCACCAGCTCCGCCGGGGTCCGGCCGGCGCGGGGCGCCAGCAGCCGGGGATCGACGGTTGCCCCGGCCAACGGCTTCCGCAGTCCGGGTCAGTCCGAGGACGGCAGCGGCTTGGGCTGGAGGATCTCCATGGCCTGGCCGTGGCACTCGAGGCCGCCCTCGCCC encodes:
- a CDS encoding TIGR03618 family F420-dependent PPOX class oxidoreductase; its protein translation is MSRRDQIVMTAAEIAEFLAPPRNLQVATINPDGTPHLVTMYYAVIDGKIAFWTYRKSQKILNLRRDPRITVLVEDGTEYGELRGVSIAGRAHLSEDHEAVMDVGTRLFSRYFGELNDAARAGVEASGAKRIAITVEPERIVSWDHRKLAGGY
- a CDS encoding Zn-ribbon domain-containing OB-fold protein, translated to MSKPFWEAASRGQLLIQRCPSGHRQFYPRAVCIVCGDDPEWEAASGRGTVHTFTVIRQNHARPFRDELPYVVAMVELEEGVRMMGNLTDCQLDEVHIGMPVEVHMIEAEPDVGVPFWRPAAGGPGTRGATA
- a CDS encoding class I adenylate-forming enzyme family protein, which translates into the protein MNLAMLLEMAAEGHGDRIAIGSRTDGLTFADVYRMAATSAARLGETDAHTLALLASNGPVVPVALFAAAWAGISYAPLNYRLPAARLQRLVERLQPAVQVHGEEWLDESGRGGDGSTSPIAQDSERPAVLLFTSGTSAEPKAAVLEHDNLVSYVLNTVEFGSAEADEAALLAVPPFHVAGVTSVLTSSYGGRRLVPLPSFSAEGWLEAARREDVTHALVVPTMLARIVDALEATPDARPPRLRSLAYGGSRMPGPVLERALRLFPDTGFVNAYGLTETSSTIAVLDPDDHRRSAASDDPAVRRRLSSAGRPVPGIEVVVADEQGVPVATGEVGEICVRGPQVGGRYLDAEAKLAPGGWLRTGDMGCLDAEGYLFVTGRDDDLIISGGENISPTEVEDVLLSHPAVASAAAVGIPDPEWGERVGAMVSLRPGADADADAIRAWASERLGSLKAPRALVVSAELPSTATGKVLRREVRAALDRR
- a CDS encoding cobalamin-independent methionine synthase II family protein, producing MKTSTERILTTHTGSLPRPESVLPEGADPVAVAAADPDVLREAVALTVDRQLDAGIDVVNDGEVSKISYATYVTSRLSGFGAASDVQANLVMADMAEFPRFVERTMAQASSALGTIPACVGPVGYEDPSQVERDVANLRAATDGSRATEVFMSAASPGVIAVFQPNRHYKTEEEYVFALADAMKTEYDLIHEAGLLLQLDCPDLAMDYHIRAHPEGREAFVKSLGPRVEALNHATRDIPSDRLRMHLCWGNYEGPHHHDIPLADVVGEVLKARPMAISFEAANPRHEHEWTLFEDLKLPDDKVLIPGVIDSTSNYIEHPDLVAQRLERYARLVGQERVMAGSDCGFATFASMLTVDPAITWVKLAAMAEGASRASQRLATGSTATTT
- a CDS encoding enoyl-CoA hydratase/isomerase family protein; the encoded protein is MAGATVDPRLLAPRAGRTPAELVAGDLGGGATLLRIEGGAPSWSELAALGASERDEVRRFLGHVAALTIGVGPEAPWLAPAFDLWTADPAEADRWEKGFDRAPLAAMAAALLVRGGEAARRDVWAGLVAESTTYSLLQAGPDFRQWLATRAPRSAAADTRPRVQVERQRRSWEIVLTRPDRHNALDARMRDELHAALDEARSRPDVSVVLRGEGPSFCSGGDLAEFGTAPGPVEAHAVRLGRSLALLVWELGARIVVGIHGSCLGAGIELPAFAGRVVAADDARVGLPELDLGLLPGAGGTVSIPRRAGSGVLLDLLLSGGTIDAGAALDAGLVDEVVPPDQLRARLHELAGGAT
- a CDS encoding amidohydrolase family protein; the protein is MNAHRLVLRNCEVGGRSGLDVSIEGGRVVSLSPEPGTPADVEIDAGGGALLPGLHDHHLHLFAEAARRSSVACSPPDVVDQSSLAHTLRAAAAHLPRGGWIRGVAYDSRRAGSLDRARLDAAVDDRPVRVKDRTGLSWTLNTEALRATGLESRFPDGVVLGDDRLLQEVVPAARPDLGGVAASLCRYGITGVTDTTPGNTAGDLACMRSLAVRARAMAPPDEPVVPGVTLPTLKVVLREDDADVEDLATSMEKAHAVGWSVAVHAVTRAETVAAVAAFAQAGAAVGDRLEHASVVPAETIPLIAALGLTVVTHPDFVARRGDVYRADVDPADHDGLYRLRSLLDAGVALGAGSDAPVGDLDPWAAMTAAVARTGPDEMVLGAPERLSPEQALALFLGAPEHPGGPQRAVRPGEVADLCLLSSPWTMARRRLSADLVRATIVGGDVLWEP